The following proteins come from a genomic window of Microbacterium sp. JZ31:
- a CDS encoding ROK family transcriptional regulator: MHERATSVEGVRRTNLGAVLRLVHYAGPRSRAVITGETGLNRSTVSDLVATLVGAGLVEERDPDPTRRVGRPSPIVAPSEDVVAIAINPEIDALEIGAVTLGGHVRARTRESVGTSVADVVAAVARIVDGWRSGALRGCRIVGGGAAVPGLVRASDGLVRLAPHLGWREEDIAGRLGEATGLNFMIGNDASLGARAERLFGAARDHADVIYLNGGASGIGGGLILHGMAIGGAEGYAGEWGQSRPGILLEADRRTTQGVLEDEVNRGRLLEAVGLPAADDAALARALADATDPVVTDEVDRQRRILSAALANAVNALNPSVIVLGGFLAILRDHDPEGLLALVREQALAAPAERLEVCAAGLGADRLLIGAAEAAFEALLADPLA, from the coding sequence ATGCACGAACGGGCCACGAGCGTCGAGGGCGTGCGCAGGACCAACCTCGGCGCGGTCCTCCGGCTGGTGCACTACGCCGGTCCGCGCTCGCGCGCCGTGATCACCGGCGAGACCGGGCTGAACCGCTCGACCGTGTCGGACCTCGTCGCGACGCTCGTCGGCGCGGGCCTCGTCGAGGAGCGGGATCCGGATCCGACGCGCCGCGTGGGCCGGCCGTCCCCGATCGTCGCGCCCAGCGAGGACGTGGTCGCGATCGCGATCAACCCCGAGATCGACGCGCTCGAGATCGGCGCCGTGACGCTCGGCGGCCACGTGCGCGCGCGGACGCGGGAGAGCGTCGGCACGAGCGTCGCGGATGTCGTCGCCGCTGTCGCGCGCATCGTGGACGGCTGGCGATCGGGCGCGCTGCGCGGGTGCCGCATCGTGGGCGGCGGCGCGGCCGTGCCGGGACTCGTGCGGGCGTCGGACGGGCTCGTGCGCCTCGCGCCGCATCTGGGCTGGCGCGAGGAGGACATCGCGGGGCGGCTCGGCGAAGCGACCGGGCTGAACTTCATGATCGGCAACGACGCGTCGCTCGGCGCGCGAGCCGAGCGCCTGTTCGGCGCGGCGCGCGACCACGCCGACGTCATCTACCTCAACGGCGGCGCGTCGGGCATCGGAGGCGGGCTCATCCTGCACGGCATGGCGATCGGCGGGGCGGAGGGGTACGCGGGCGAATGGGGCCAGAGCCGCCCGGGCATCCTGCTCGAGGCGGACCGACGCACGACGCAGGGCGTGCTCGAGGACGAGGTCAACCGCGGGCGCCTGCTCGAGGCGGTCGGGCTGCCGGCCGCCGACGACGCCGCGCTCGCCCGCGCTCTCGCGGACGCGACGGACCCCGTCGTCACGGACGAGGTCGACAGGCAGCGGCGGATCCTGTCCGCCGCCCTCGCGAACGCCGTCAACGCGCTCAACCCGTCGGTCATCGTGCTCGGCGGCTTCCTCGCGATCCTGCGCGACCACGACCCGGAGGGGCTGCTCGCCCTGGTGCGCGAGCAGGCGCTCGCGGCCCCCGCCGAGCGCCTCGAGGTGTGCGCCGCCGGACTCGGCGCCGACCGGCTCCTGATCGGCGCCGCCGAGGCGGCGTTCGAGGCGCTGCTGGCCGACCCGCTGGCGTGA
- a CDS encoding aldo/keto reductase, which translates to MSSDSRTPLPLNPLGATGLLVTPLTLGGAPLGSMPQLFGEDVSEDEAVATVEAALDGGIRTIDTSNGYSAGESERRIGRALAAYGALPPHTLIITKVDPLAGDYSGERVRRSLAESSERLGIAPLPVVHLHDPEFHDFDAMTAPGGAVEQLVAARERGEIGHIGLAGGDTRVTSRYWELGVFELLLVHNRWTLADRSAGGLLARAEAEGAGLINAAVLGGGALTDPVRVPGKYGYGPASPQTLDAIERMRGVCRRYGTTLDIAAVRFSTRDPRFATTVVGMSSPAHAASNVAAATADLPAELFAELDALVPPEHLWLDRR; encoded by the coding sequence ATGTCGTCCGACTCACGCACGCCGCTTCCGCTCAACCCGCTCGGCGCGACCGGGCTGCTCGTCACGCCGCTGACGCTCGGCGGCGCCCCGCTCGGCTCCATGCCGCAGCTGTTCGGCGAGGACGTCTCGGAGGACGAGGCGGTCGCGACCGTCGAAGCGGCCCTGGATGGCGGCATCCGCACGATCGACACCTCGAACGGCTACAGCGCGGGCGAGAGCGAGCGACGCATCGGCAGGGCTCTCGCGGCGTACGGCGCCCTGCCCCCGCACACGCTGATCATCACGAAGGTCGACCCCCTCGCCGGCGACTACTCGGGGGAGCGCGTGCGACGCTCGCTCGCGGAGTCGTCCGAGCGGCTCGGCATCGCGCCCCTGCCCGTCGTCCACCTGCACGATCCGGAGTTCCACGACTTCGACGCGATGACGGCGCCGGGCGGTGCGGTGGAGCAGCTCGTTGCGGCGCGTGAGCGCGGGGAGATCGGGCACATCGGGCTCGCGGGCGGCGACACCAGGGTGACGTCGCGCTACTGGGAGCTCGGCGTGTTCGAGCTGCTGCTCGTGCACAACCGCTGGACGCTCGCCGACCGCTCGGCGGGCGGGCTGCTCGCGCGTGCCGAGGCCGAGGGCGCGGGGCTCATCAATGCCGCCGTGCTGGGCGGCGGCGCGCTCACCGACCCCGTGCGCGTGCCGGGGAAGTACGGCTACGGCCCGGCGTCCCCGCAGACGCTCGATGCGATCGAGCGGATGCGCGGAGTGTGCCGCCGCTACGGCACCACGCTGGACATCGCCGCGGTGCGGTTCTCGACGCGCGACCCGCGGTTCGCGACGACGGTCGTCGGCATGTCCTCGCCCGCGCACGCGGCGTCGAACGTCGCCGCGGCCACGGCCGACCTGCCCGCGGAGCTCTTCGCGGAGCTGGACGCCCTCGTGCCGCCCGAGCACCTCTGGCTCGACCGGCGCTGA
- a CDS encoding LacI family DNA-binding transcriptional regulator, whose protein sequence is MGVSIRDVAARAGVSVGTVSNVLNRPESVPDATRDRVRAAIAELGYVRNDAARQLRAGRSTTVGLVVLDARNPFFTDVARGADDAAAEHGLSVLIGNSDERPERELRLLAHFEEQRAHGLLISPIGDDVTRLRELRERGIPVVLVDRAVPGSGFSSVAVDDIHGGELAAHHLLEQGRRRIAYVGGPAELRQVADRAEGARRAVARVAGASLEVLPVASLTVADGREAGGRLAALAASDRPDAVFAANDLIALGVLQALVQAGVAVPDDVALIGYDDIDFAAAAAVPLSSIRQPSRTMGATALALLVDEAADPSLASREVVFEPELVVRASTAG, encoded by the coding sequence GTGGGCGTGAGCATCCGCGACGTGGCGGCGCGAGCGGGAGTCTCGGTGGGCACGGTGTCGAACGTGCTGAACCGTCCCGAATCGGTGCCCGATGCGACGCGCGACCGCGTGCGCGCCGCAATCGCCGAGCTCGGCTACGTGCGCAACGACGCGGCCCGCCAGCTGCGCGCCGGCCGCTCGACGACCGTCGGCCTCGTCGTGCTCGATGCCCGTAACCCGTTCTTCACCGACGTCGCGCGCGGCGCCGACGACGCGGCCGCGGAGCACGGGCTGTCCGTGCTGATCGGCAACAGCGACGAGCGACCGGAGCGGGAGCTGCGCCTCCTGGCGCACTTCGAGGAGCAGCGCGCGCACGGACTGCTTATCTCCCCCATCGGTGACGACGTCACCCGGCTGCGCGAGCTGCGCGAGCGCGGCATCCCCGTCGTGCTCGTCGACCGCGCGGTGCCCGGCAGCGGCTTCTCGTCCGTCGCCGTCGACGACATCCACGGCGGCGAGCTCGCCGCGCACCACCTGCTGGAGCAGGGGCGGCGGCGCATCGCGTACGTCGGCGGTCCGGCCGAGCTGCGTCAGGTCGCCGACCGCGCGGAGGGGGCGCGGCGCGCGGTCGCGCGCGTGGCGGGCGCCTCGCTCGAGGTGCTCCCGGTCGCGTCCCTGACCGTGGCGGACGGACGGGAGGCGGGCGGTCGCCTCGCCGCTCTGGCCGCCTCCGATCGCCCCGACGCGGTGTTCGCCGCGAACGATCTGATCGCCCTCGGCGTGCTGCAGGCGCTCGTCCAGGCCGGCGTCGCCGTCCCGGACGATGTGGCGCTGATCGGCTACGACGACATCGACTTCGCCGCGGCCGCGGCCGTGCCGCTGTCATCCATCCGGCAGCCGAGCCGCACGATGGGCGCCACCGCGCTGGCGCTCCTCGTGGACGAGGCGGCGGATCCGTCGCTCGCGTCGCGCGAGGTGGTCTTCGAGCCCGAGCTCGTCGTGCGCGCCTCGACCGCCGGCTGA
- a CDS encoding acetylxylan esterase has protein sequence MALFDLPLETLREYRGDVPEPADFDAFWETTLAETRAAAQQPRIERVDSGLSLVETSDVTFSGFAGDPIRAWWHVPVGVAPRAVVVEFNGYSGGRGLAHEVGPWPLAGYAHLFVDTRGQGWHHSRPGATPDPHGSAPASPGKMTQGIEDPATYYYRRVFADALRAVETARELVPDVPLFVTGGSQGGGITIAATALAAASGIGIAGALPDVPFLCDFPRATTITDAMPYREIGTYLATHRGAEERTYRTLSYFDGVTFARRAPVPALFSVALMDVICPPSTVFAAYNSWASEEREIEVYPFNDHEGGGAFQRRAQLDWVARRV, from the coding sequence ATGGCCCTGTTCGACCTGCCCCTCGAGACGCTGCGCGAGTATCGCGGCGACGTCCCCGAGCCCGCGGACTTCGACGCGTTCTGGGAGACGACGCTCGCCGAGACACGCGCCGCCGCGCAGCAACCCCGGATCGAGCGGGTCGACTCGGGTCTGTCGCTCGTCGAGACGAGCGACGTGACGTTCTCGGGCTTCGCGGGAGATCCGATCCGCGCCTGGTGGCACGTGCCCGTGGGTGTCGCGCCGCGCGCCGTGGTGGTGGAGTTCAACGGCTACAGCGGCGGCCGGGGCCTCGCACACGAGGTGGGGCCGTGGCCGCTCGCGGGATACGCGCACCTGTTCGTCGACACGCGCGGCCAGGGCTGGCACCACTCGCGGCCCGGCGCGACGCCGGATCCCCATGGCTCGGCGCCGGCGTCGCCCGGCAAGATGACGCAGGGCATCGAGGATCCCGCCACCTACTACTATCGCCGCGTGTTCGCCGACGCGCTGCGCGCGGTCGAGACCGCCCGGGAGCTCGTGCCGGACGTTCCGCTGTTCGTCACGGGCGGCAGCCAGGGCGGCGGCATCACGATCGCCGCGACCGCGCTCGCCGCCGCGAGCGGCATCGGCATCGCGGGCGCGCTTCCCGACGTGCCGTTCCTGTGCGATTTCCCGCGCGCGACGACGATCACCGACGCCATGCCGTACCGGGAGATCGGCACCTACCTCGCGACCCACCGCGGAGCCGAGGAGCGCACGTACCGCACGCTGAGCTACTTCGACGGCGTGACCTTCGCGCGGCGCGCCCCCGTGCCGGCGCTGTTCTCGGTCGCGCTGATGGATGTCATCTGCCCGCCCTCGACCGTCTTCGCGGCGTACAACAGCTGGGCGTCCGAGGAGCGCGAGATCGAGGTGTACCCGTTCAACGATCACGAGGGCGGCGGCGCCTTCCAGCGGCGCGCGCAGCTGGACTGGGTCGCGCGGCGCGTCTGA
- a CDS encoding L-rhamnose mutarotase, with the protein MMSQRVCFTLRVKPELMDEYVARHSPVWPEMLDEIAASGRRNYSIFHLGGGLLVGTYETDDDAAAQAYLAQSDVAARWEASMAPFFLGLDGRPDQAAQNHPEVFHLETQLAAARGAS; encoded by the coding sequence ATGATGAGCCAGCGCGTGTGCTTCACGTTGCGCGTCAAGCCCGAGCTGATGGACGAGTACGTGGCCCGCCACAGCCCCGTCTGGCCCGAGATGCTCGACGAGATCGCGGCATCCGGACGTCGGAACTACTCGATCTTCCACCTCGGCGGCGGCCTCCTCGTCGGCACGTACGAGACGGACGACGACGCCGCCGCGCAGGCCTACCTCGCACAGTCCGACGTCGCCGCGCGCTGGGAGGCGTCGATGGCGCCCTTCTTCCTCGGACTCGACGGCCGCCCCGATCAGGCCGCCCAGAACCACCCCGAGGTGTTCCACCTCGAGACGCAGCTCGCCGCGGCCCGCGGCGCATCCTGA
- the rhaI gene encoding L-rhamnose isomerase, whose protein sequence is MTPQILSTLETQAIELPSWAFGNSGTRFKVFTTPGTPRDPFEKIADAARVNELTGLAPSVALHIPWDLVDDFGALRAHAENLGVKLGTINSNTFQDDDYKFGALTHEDATIRRKAIDHHLACIDVMDATGSRDLKIWLAEGSNYPGQADMRGRQDRLHESLSTIYERLSGEQRLVLEYKFFEPAFYHTDVPDWGTSYAQVAALGDRAMVCLDTGHHAPGTNIEFIVMQLLRLGKLGSFDFNSRFYADDDLIVGAADPFQLFRILFEVVRGGGLGNPDVAFMLDQCHNVENKILGQIRSVLNVQEMTARALLVDADALREAQVAGDVLAANAVFMDAFYTDVRAALAEWREGRGLPADPMKAQLESGHQERIESERVGGTQAGWGA, encoded by the coding sequence CTGACTCCGCAGATCCTGTCCACCCTCGAGACCCAGGCGATCGAGCTTCCCTCGTGGGCGTTCGGCAACTCGGGCACCCGCTTCAAAGTGTTCACCACGCCGGGCACGCCGCGCGACCCGTTCGAGAAGATCGCCGACGCGGCGCGCGTCAACGAGCTGACGGGTCTCGCCCCCTCGGTCGCGCTGCACATCCCGTGGGACCTCGTCGACGACTTCGGCGCCCTGCGCGCGCACGCCGAGAACCTCGGCGTGAAGCTCGGCACGATCAACTCCAACACGTTCCAGGACGACGACTACAAGTTCGGTGCGCTGACGCACGAGGACGCGACGATCCGCCGGAAGGCGATCGACCACCACCTCGCGTGCATCGACGTGATGGACGCGACCGGATCGCGCGACCTCAAGATCTGGCTGGCCGAGGGGTCCAACTACCCGGGTCAGGCCGACATGCGCGGCCGCCAGGACCGCCTGCACGAGTCGCTCTCGACGATCTACGAGCGCCTGTCGGGCGAGCAGCGCCTGGTGCTCGAGTACAAGTTCTTTGAGCCGGCGTTCTACCACACGGACGTTCCGGACTGGGGCACGTCCTACGCCCAGGTCGCGGCGCTGGGCGACCGGGCGATGGTGTGCCTCGACACGGGCCACCACGCGCCCGGCACCAACATCGAGTTCATCGTGATGCAGCTGCTGCGACTCGGCAAGCTCGGTTCGTTCGACTTCAACTCCCGCTTCTACGCGGACGACGACCTGATCGTGGGCGCGGCCGACCCGTTCCAGCTCTTCCGCATCCTGTTCGAGGTGGTCCGCGGCGGCGGCCTGGGCAACCCCGACGTGGCGTTCATGCTCGACCAGTGCCACAACGTCGAGAACAAGATCCTGGGCCAGATCCGCTCGGTGCTGAACGTGCAGGAGATGACGGCGCGCGCGCTGCTCGTCGACGCCGACGCGCTGCGCGAGGCGCAGGTCGCGGGCGACGTCCTCGCGGCGAACGCCGTGTTCATGGACGCGTTCTACACCGACGTGCGCGCCGCGCTCGCCGAGTGGCGCGAGGGGCGCGGCCTGCCCGCGGACCCGATGAAGGCGCAGCTCGAGTCGGGCCACCAGGAGCGCATCGAGTCCGAGCGCGTCGGCGGCACGCAGGCGGGATGGGGTGCCTGA
- a CDS encoding MFS transporter — protein MATQKRTLTAWKATIAVAMSNYIEAGAIIALATSLTLWQEAFGFDDGVVGLVAALSANAFGAAIGAAIGGPLCDRLGRKFIYTYDLIVFMIGALLVTFSSGLAMLLAGVILMGIAVGAGVPASWTYIAEEAPDEHRAAHVGTAQLAWSIGPAVGFLLAVVVGPLGLLGSRLIFLHLFVIAAITWWVRRGLPESRRWKQERDSATAAGTSATFFSGITNLLRNPRNWSALVFLLGVYGLWNTVAGQAGIFQPRVYEAAGLHDATQQNLLQVLVWTLTALATYFGFMRYGDRVSRRRLYFGGALLGIVAWVVLIYAPPGMVSLVFFAVAWGVSAGIGAQAFYGLWTAELFATRYRASAQGLLFMLARVMVGLLSLVFPVLLGSIGLANLGLIILGLLVAALVVGTIWAPKTEGLTLEQIERERYGERIAPKTELPANL, from the coding sequence ATGGCGACGCAGAAGCGCACGCTCACGGCGTGGAAGGCGACCATCGCGGTCGCCATGTCGAACTACATCGAGGCGGGCGCGATCATCGCCCTCGCGACGAGCCTCACGCTCTGGCAGGAGGCCTTCGGCTTCGACGACGGCGTCGTCGGCCTCGTCGCCGCGCTGTCGGCGAACGCGTTCGGCGCGGCCATCGGCGCCGCGATCGGCGGCCCGCTGTGCGACCGCCTCGGTCGCAAGTTCATCTACACGTACGACCTGATCGTGTTCATGATCGGCGCCCTGCTTGTGACGTTCTCGAGCGGCCTCGCGATGCTGCTGGCGGGCGTGATCCTGATGGGCATCGCGGTCGGCGCGGGCGTGCCCGCGTCCTGGACCTACATCGCCGAGGAGGCGCCGGACGAGCATCGCGCCGCGCACGTCGGCACGGCGCAGCTGGCGTGGTCGATCGGTCCGGCCGTCGGCTTCCTGCTCGCCGTCGTGGTGGGGCCCCTGGGGCTGCTCGGCTCGCGACTGATCTTCCTGCACCTGTTCGTGATCGCCGCGATCACGTGGTGGGTGCGCCGGGGCCTTCCCGAGTCGCGCCGCTGGAAGCAGGAGCGCGACAGCGCCACCGCCGCCGGCACGAGCGCGACCTTCTTCTCGGGCATCACCAACCTGCTCCGCAACCCGCGCAACTGGAGCGCGCTGGTCTTCCTGCTGGGCGTCTACGGCCTGTGGAACACGGTCGCCGGCCAGGCGGGCATCTTCCAGCCGCGGGTCTACGAGGCCGCCGGCCTGCATGACGCCACCCAGCAGAACCTGCTGCAGGTGCTGGTGTGGACGCTCACCGCGCTCGCGACCTACTTCGGCTTCATGCGCTACGGCGACCGCGTGAGCCGCCGCCGGCTCTACTTCGGCGGCGCCCTGCTCGGCATCGTCGCGTGGGTCGTGCTGATCTACGCGCCCCCCGGCATGGTGTCGCTGGTGTTCTTCGCCGTGGCGTGGGGCGTCTCGGCAGGCATCGGCGCGCAGGCCTTCTACGGCCTGTGGACCGCCGAGCTGTTCGCGACCCGGTACCGCGCGAGCGCGCAGGGCCTGCTGTTCATGCTCGCCCGCGTCATGGTCGGCCTGCTGAGCCTCGTGTTCCCCGTGCTCCTGGGCTCGATCGGCCTGGCGAACCTCGGCCTCATCATCCTGGGTCTGCTCGTCGCCGCGCTCGTCGTCGGCACGATCTGGGCCCCGAAGACCGAGGGCCTCACGCTCGAGCAGATCGAGCGCGAGCGGTACGGCGAGCGCATCGCACCCAAGACCGAGCTTCCCGCGAACCTCTGA
- a CDS encoding bifunctional aldolase/short-chain dehydrogenase: MTNPTVEALLGRSNRLGADPKNTNYAGGNTSAKGTETDPVTGEPIELLWVKGSGGDLGTLTEAGLAALRLDRMRALVNVYPGVEREDEMVAAFDYCLHGKGGAAPSIDTAMHGLVDAAHVDHLHPDSGIAIATAADGEELTKRIFGDRVVWVPWRRPGFQLGLDIAEIKAANPQAIGTILGGHGITAWGETSEESERNSLWIIETAQAYIDEHGKAAPFGGVRAGFEALPQDERRARAAALAATIRGLASHDKPMVGHFTDADVVLDFLASERAPELAALGTSCPDHFLRTKVKPMILDLPATATAEEQIARLKELHAAYRADYTAYYEAHASADSPAMRGADPLIVLVPGVGMFSYGANKQTARVAGEFYVNAINVMRGAEALSTYTPISDAEKFRIEYWALEEAKLQRMPKPKTHQGRIAFVTGAASGIGKAIATRLAKEGACVVVADLDLEKAQAVAAELGSTDVAIGVAANVADAAGVQAAIDQTLLAFGGIDLVVNNAGLSLSKPLLETTEKDWDLQHDVMAKGSFLVSKAAATPLIEQGMGGDIIYISSKNSVFAGPNNIAYSATKADQAHQVRLLAVELGEHGVRVNGINPDGVVRGSGIFASGWGANRAATYGVKEEELGQFYANRTILKREVVPENVADAVFVLTGPELSRTTGLHIPVDSGVAQAFLR, encoded by the coding sequence ATGACCAACCCCACCGTCGAGGCCCTCCTCGGGCGCAGCAACCGCCTGGGCGCCGACCCGAAGAACACGAACTACGCCGGCGGCAACACGTCCGCCAAGGGCACCGAGACCGACCCGGTCACGGGCGAGCCCATCGAGCTGCTGTGGGTGAAGGGCTCGGGCGGAGACCTCGGCACCCTGACGGAGGCGGGCCTTGCCGCCCTGCGTCTCGATCGGATGCGCGCGCTCGTGAACGTGTATCCGGGCGTCGAGCGCGAGGACGAGATGGTCGCCGCGTTCGACTACTGCCTGCACGGCAAGGGCGGCGCCGCGCCCTCCATCGACACCGCCATGCACGGCCTGGTGGACGCGGCCCACGTCGACCACCTGCACCCCGACAGCGGCATCGCGATCGCCACCGCGGCGGACGGCGAGGAGCTGACGAAGCGGATCTTCGGCGACAGGGTCGTGTGGGTGCCGTGGCGGCGCCCGGGCTTCCAGCTCGGCCTCGACATCGCCGAGATCAAGGCCGCCAACCCGCAGGCGATCGGCACGATCCTGGGCGGGCACGGCATCACGGCGTGGGGGGAGACGAGCGAGGAGAGCGAGCGCAACTCGCTCTGGATCATCGAGACCGCCCAGGCGTACATCGACGAGCACGGCAAGGCCGCCCCGTTCGGCGGCGTCCGTGCGGGCTTCGAGGCGCTGCCGCAGGACGAGCGCCGCGCGCGAGCGGCCGCGCTCGCCGCAACGATCCGCGGTCTCGCGTCGCACGACAAGCCGATGGTCGGCCACTTCACCGACGCGGACGTCGTGCTCGACTTCCTGGCCTCGGAGCGCGCGCCGGAGCTCGCGGCTCTCGGCACGAGCTGCCCGGATCACTTCCTGCGCACCAAGGTCAAGCCGATGATCCTGGATCTGCCGGCGACCGCGACCGCCGAGGAGCAGATCGCCCGGCTGAAGGAGCTGCACGCGGCCTATCGCGCCGACTACACGGCGTACTACGAGGCGCACGCGAGCGCGGACAGCCCCGCGATGCGCGGCGCCGACCCGCTGATCGTGCTGGTGCCGGGTGTCGGCATGTTCTCGTACGGCGCCAACAAGCAGACCGCCCGCGTCGCGGGGGAGTTCTACGTCAACGCGATCAACGTGATGCGCGGCGCCGAGGCGCTGTCGACCTACACGCCGATCTCCGACGCCGAGAAGTTCCGGATCGAGTACTGGGCGCTCGAGGAGGCCAAGCTCCAGCGCATGCCCAAGCCCAAGACGCACCAGGGCCGCATCGCCTTCGTCACGGGCGCCGCGTCGGGCATCGGCAAGGCGATCGCCACCCGCCTGGCGAAGGAGGGCGCGTGCGTGGTCGTCGCCGACCTCGATCTCGAGAAGGCGCAGGCCGTCGCGGCGGAGCTCGGCTCGACCGACGTCGCGATCGGCGTCGCGGCGAACGTCGCGGACGCGGCGGGCGTGCAGGCCGCGATCGACCAGACGCTGCTCGCCTTCGGCGGCATCGACCTCGTCGTGAACAACGCGGGCCTGTCGCTGTCGAAGCCGCTGCTGGAGACCACCGAGAAGGACTGGGATCTGCAGCACGACGTCATGGCAAAGGGATCCTTCCTCGTGTCGAAGGCCGCCGCGACGCCGCTGATCGAGCAGGGGATGGGTGGCGACATCATCTACATCTCCTCGAAGAACAGCGTCTTCGCGGGGCCCAACAACATCGCGTACTCGGCGACGAAGGCCGACCAGGCGCACCAGGTGCGGCTGCTGGCCGTCGAGCTCGGCGAGCACGGCGTGCGCGTGAACGGCATCAACCCCGACGGCGTGGTGCGCGGATCCGGGATCTTCGCCTCGGGCTGGGGCGCCAACCGCGCGGCGACCTACGGGGTCAAGGAGGAGGAGCTCGGCCAGTTCTACGCCAACCGCACGATCCTCAAGCGCGAGGTCGTCCCCGAGAACGTCGCGGACGCGGTGTTCGTGCTCACGGGCCCCGAGCTCAGCCGCACGACGGGGCTGCACATCCCGGTCGACTCGGGCGTCGCGCAGGCGTTCCTGCGATGA
- a CDS encoding rhamnulokinase → MTSGSVAAVDLGATSGRVILGRFDGGEIAMETVGRFPNTPVRTPDGLHWDLLGLYRGALDGLRTAFRAAPGLSSIGVDSWAVDYALLRGERMLGVPFHYRDERTAGGVEAVHASWPFEELYRRNGLQFLPFNTLYQLAAEGEALSLADGILLIPDLVGWLLTGERVAERTNASTTGLLDVTTREWDRELAERIGVPASILPSLVDPGATLGGLLPHVSSELGGQAPVVAVGSHDTASAVVAVPMRADRAAYISCGTWGLIGVETEKPVLTDAAREANFTNEGGVDGRVRFLHNVMGLWLLSETVRAWEDEAGEKIDLPALLARAADVSGPVGVFDANDPVFLAPGDMPARIAAWLRDRGRPVPSSRAEFARSIVESLALAFAEAVTRASELSGVPVETIHIVGGGALNTLLCQRLADRAGLPVLAGPVEATAIGNLLVQARTAGLVSGDLETLRAAVADAFAPVRYAPRA, encoded by the coding sequence ATGACGTCCGGATCCGTCGCGGCGGTCGACCTCGGAGCCACGAGCGGACGGGTCATCCTCGGCCGCTTCGACGGCGGGGAGATCGCGATGGAGACCGTCGGGCGCTTCCCCAACACCCCGGTGCGCACACCGGACGGACTGCACTGGGACCTGCTCGGGCTCTACCGCGGCGCGCTCGACGGGCTGCGCACGGCGTTCCGCGCGGCGCCAGGGCTGTCGTCGATCGGCGTCGACTCGTGGGCCGTCGACTACGCGCTGCTGCGCGGCGAGCGGATGCTCGGCGTGCCCTTCCACTACCGCGACGAGCGCACGGCCGGAGGCGTGGAGGCCGTGCACGCGTCCTGGCCGTTCGAGGAGCTGTACCGCCGCAACGGCCTGCAGTTCCTGCCGTTCAACACGCTGTACCAGCTCGCCGCGGAGGGGGAGGCGCTGAGCCTTGCGGACGGCATCCTGCTGATCCCGGATCTCGTGGGCTGGCTGCTGACGGGCGAGCGCGTCGCGGAGCGCACGAATGCCTCCACGACGGGCCTGCTCGACGTCACGACGCGCGAGTGGGACCGGGAGCTGGCCGAGCGGATCGGCGTGCCCGCGTCGATCCTGCCGAGCCTGGTCGATCCCGGCGCCACGCTCGGCGGGCTGCTGCCGCACGTGTCCTCCGAGCTCGGGGGGCAGGCGCCGGTGGTCGCCGTCGGCTCGCACGACACGGCGTCGGCCGTCGTCGCGGTCCCCATGCGCGCCGACCGCGCCGCCTACATCTCGTGCGGCACGTGGGGCCTCATCGGCGTGGAGACCGAGAAGCCCGTGCTGACCGATGCCGCACGCGAGGCGAACTTCACGAACGAGGGCGGCGTCGACGGACGGGTGCGCTTCCTGCACAACGTCATGGGGCTCTGGCTGCTGAGCGAGACCGTGCGGGCGTGGGAGGACGAGGCGGGCGAGAAGATCGATCTGCCCGCGCTGCTGGCCCGGGCCGCTGACGTGTCGGGCCCGGTCGGCGTCTTCGACGCGAACGATCCCGTGTTTCTGGCACCGGGCGACATGCCCGCTCGGATCGCCGCGTGGCTGCGCGATCGCGGCCGGCCCGTGCCCTCGTCGCGCGCCGAGTTCGCGCGATCGATCGTGGAGAGCCTCGCACTGGCGTTCGCGGAGGCCGTCACGAGGGCGTCCGAGCTCTCCGGCGTGCCGGTCGAGACCATCCACATCGTCGGCGGGGGAGCGCTCAACACCCTACTGTGCCAGCGCCTCGCAGACCGCGCGGGCCTGCCCGTCCTGGCGGGTCCCGTCGAGGCGACGGCGATCGGCAATCTGCTCGTGCAGGCGCGCACGGCCGGCCTCGTGTCGGGCGACCTCGAGACGCTGCGCGCGGCGGTGGCGGATGCCTTCGCGCCCGTCCGCTACGCGCCGCGGGCGTGA